Within the Pueribacillus theae genome, the region AATCAAAAAGTTAGGCTGATTGCTGATTAACCAAAAAGTCTTGAGCCAACGTGATGAGGGTTGTCCATCTTTCTGGCATATTCGGCATCTTTTCAAGTTCTGGGATGATGACAGGCACTTTATATTCCAGTGTGGCATGTGGTCTGAGGAAATTAAAATACGCCACAAAAAGTGTCACATAGGAAACCGATCCTTCCTGAGAACCAAATCCGGTTGTCGCCCTGTAATTGCCCTTAAATGTGCGATTAAGCCGTTCGATAACTTGCTTCATCGGGCGATATTCTTTAGAAACAGGGTCATCATTGGTTAGTCCAATGACCTTATGAATGTCAAAGTGAATGTCATACTGGGCAAAGTAATGCTGAGCCAGAATGTAAATGGGATTGCCATCTACAACAAATACCAAGTCCTCTGGAATGGTCTTGAACTTTTGTAAGACTTGATCCAGTGCCTTGATGGCAGATAATGTGTCTCTGTTTGATGAAACAGGGTAGGACAAAATAATTTTCTTTACTGTATCAAAGAAAAAGAACAGATAATGCCAGCGCCCCTTCACCCGAATATAGGTCTCATCTCC harbors:
- a CDS encoding DDE-type integrase/transposase/recombinase, with the translated sequence RFKKDPQAFKVRYIFREFHFDFKPLSKETPVKPKVDLSRIHVSPHTLGLILTYHVNYGLSARKTAALMYDVHSMKISHQTILNYVNSVALITKPFIDHYPYELSNSFCGDETYIRVKGRWHYLFFFFDTVKKIILSYPVSSNRDTLSAIKALDQVLQKFKTIPEDLVFVVDGNPIYILAQHYFAQYDIHFDIHKVIGLTNDDPVSKEYRPMKQVIERLNRTFKGNYRATTGFGSQEGSVSYVTLFVAYFNFLRPHATLEYKVPVIIPELEKMPNMPERWTTLITLAQDFLVNQQSA